In a single window of the Thunnus maccoyii chromosome 7, fThuMac1.1, whole genome shotgun sequence genome:
- the sid1 gene encoding secreted immunoglobulin domain 1, giving the protein MMKSLLVCLLLLSLSGFRWERCAAARTIQVRVGENATLQCPLLAGSTSSPSTLSWYRKVAGLSPQLLLSFRTTNASNVTFGSGVRSEKLSVSSNGSLLLRGSEQSDSAVYYCGISLGQEKEKKKLA; this is encoded by the exons ATGATGAAGTCTCTACTGGTCTgtctgctgcttctctctctgaGCG GCTTCAGGTGGGAGCGCTGCGCTGCCGCTCGGACTATTCAGGTGAGAGTCGGGGAGAACGCCACCTTGCaatgccccctgctggccggctccacctcctctccttccACACTCAGCTGGTACAGGAAGGTCGCTGGACTCAGCCCTCAGCTGCTCCTCAGCTTCAGGACCACCAACGCCTCCAACGTGACCTTCGGCTCCGGCGTCCGTTCTGAAAAGCTCTCCGTGTCGTCTAACGGCTCTCTGCTGCTGCGAGGCTCCGAGCAGAGCGACTCAGCGGTTTATTACTGTGGGATCAGCCTCGgccaggagaaggagaagaagaaacttGCATGA